The nucleotide sequence caaaaaaaaaaaaaatcgattgGTTCGATTTTGTTTGGTTCAGTTTGACCAGTTTTCGCGGTACACCGATTTTTTTAAACACCCCTAGTGAGAGTAATGTTAAATAGATGTTTGTGGTTCTTTAAAAGCATatggatattaattttttaggtttcacggaaataaaaataataaataaatatgatacgaagcaaaaacaaataaataatattttttcaaaaaaaaaagaaactcagataaatgtataaataaaaatatatagagacattttttaaaatataattgttaatataaaaaatgataataatagttatttatataatctataaattatcacttattaattaaaaataaataataaatttaaaaaatcaaatataatacaaacaaCCCAATAagtgtttttgattttttcataatattataaatgattccaaaatatttttaaaattaaaaaacgactcaaaaacctttttttttactttttttttttttgatattttaaaaacgAAAACGTttataaatatttctaaaactctgaaacaacacccacAACACGTTTTTATGTATCATGGATTAGTTTTTGGTCAATTTAGTCGGGattcttatataatattatttttataattaaaattttaatatttctaaaatgaaaaaaaaaaaagggaaaacatgCATTGCGTTGTTAGTACAAACGAGCACTCGTTTGGGTTGGGCATGGtgtaatgaatattttttgtgtattagtaattaattaattataataagtcaattatgaaatattttttattagaataatattaaataagatCAGATGTtacgtcatgccttcacttTCATAACTGTCACATATACATTTAGAAAACTATATAATAACTCACCCTGTCACTGCCATCTCGACTTTGTACATTAAgttctaatatttatttattaattgatgtgacataaaatataatatattaatgtaaaaatattattaaaaatatggagTATAATTTTAGTTATAGCCCCACGAAGTAGATAGAATTAGATAATGAAAACATGACCATAGAAGTTAAAGCTAGAAAGAATTAAGTTTATCAAAATGAAACCCAGATGGGCGAAAACGAAAAGAGTCAGAACTGGGGGGGGTGATAAATGTAATTTCGAAAATGGAGGGGGGAACATCTGCAATTGTCAAAGCACGAGGGGGAGGTTCGTGCGATGTTATCATTTTCTGGGGGGCTTTGGAATTGCAGTAACACGTGTCACGTGCTGAAGTGTGTCTCGTGAAAAGTCCATGAGGGTCTTTGTTGTCATCCAACCGCCCATTTAGCCCCAGCGTTTTCACTTTCAGTCTCCCCCACCGGGCAATGGCACCGATTGATTGaactttttagataattttgcatcaaaaaaagataaattcaCTCACCACGTGTCACCTACCGATGCAAATCCAATGCCAAAAGCAGCATTCAATTCCCCTCTAAACTAcactacctctctctctctctcttccttctctctctcacgcaCACACCAAAAACCAGCCACATAGCAAGGAAAATCTAGGAAACATAGCCATTACTGCCTCTATTTGGAGATTCCAGCTTCTGGGTTCCTCAATTGGTAAGCAATTTCTCCCGTAGTTTATGTGTTTCAGTTGTTCTGGGAGGCTCCAAgagatcaaatatatatatatatatatttggtgtgTTTGATTGTTGGATGTGTTTGTTgggggaagaagaaaagtggAGGTGACTCATATTTCAAGAGGCTGAGGTGGGTTGCCTCAGATCCATGAAACCCAAGATTTATGTGATgggaaaaacaaagaaaacaaagcaGGTCCGTCTTTTTAGGGCACCCTTATGAATCTTGGGACCAGGTTACCTTTTCCTAGGTTCTTTCTCATGACCTTATTAAGATGTGGATAAGGTTTTGGAGTTGGTTGTTTCATATGTTCAAGAGTATTTAAGGGTTGGTAGTTCTAGGAAGAATGAATCTGAGAATTGCTAGACCTTGAGAGAAATTCAATTCTGTTCGTCTACTTATGGAAAGCTGGATCCCTTCTTGTCCACCAGATCTGATTtacatattcaaaattttcctaTCTTAAGCTTACTCCAGTTATCAGTTCGCTCTCCCAGTCCATGGTTTacttttcttctcttgccacatcccccccccccccccccccccccaaagaaACAGAACTTTAATGGATCTTTAGTTTATTCGACCTATGATCTTCTCTAGTTTGTATTTTCGTTCCTCGCCCTAAAAGTTGTGGGTCACTGATTTTTGTCCCAAATTCATTGCTTGAAGGGCATGTACGAATGGGCCAGTTGTAGCTATGAATTTAGGGATGTTTTTGGGAGCTGCTTAACTTGTTAGCAATATACACACAGCGGGTTTGATGGAAGAGATGTCTCCTGCAGTTGCAGTTACACTAAGTTTGAGCAACCAAATATGTGATAACTCCGGTATTGCTAGTCATGTTGAAATTACGCGGCTCAAGCTGGTGACTGAGACAGCAAGCTTGTTATCAGATCCTGGATCGGCACAGTCTACAGAGTCTCTTTTTAGTTGGGGCGGAACTTGCTGTAGTCTAGAAAGCCGTGTTGATGATGGAACCATGGCAGCACGAGaggaagaaattggagaaaaatctGATTTACCGGAGAATGTAGCCAAAAGTGAAGGCGGTTGGATTGCTGGAGGTGGCATCATTCAGGAAAGTGAGGAAGATGCAATTTTGACTGGTGGAGAGGATCCAAGTGGAATTGTTTGTGAGGAATTGGTAACTGTGGATGCTAGTTCTGCAATAAGTTTGCCAATAGCTGTGGAAATTGAGGAAACTGAAAAAGGTCAAATTGTCAGTAAGGTTATAAGTTTGGGGGAACCAAGTAGTCAGCAGTCTACCATTGATCTCTTAACTGTAGCAGCAAGTGGCCGTGAAATTGCAAAGGTCCGAATTGGCAAAGGAGGCAAGAGCGTGTTTGAATTAGATTATGTTCCTCTTTGGGGTTCTGTATCTATTCGTGGACAAAGACCAGAGATGGAAGATACGGTTGTAGTTGTTCCTCAGTTTATGAAGGTTCCCATCAAAATGTTTGTTGCTGATAACGTGATTAATGGACTGAGCCAGAGTTTGGGTCATATGACCACACATTTTTTTGGAGTATATGATGGTCATGGGGGCTCCCAGGTATTTTTTTGCCTACTAGCATTTGACTTCTTTGAGACTAAGATGTGATGATTCTATGAATTTGAATATGATTCTGCATCAATTCACTATTAAGCTCGTGACGCTCATCTTGTTAGACTTTTCTTTTTACTTATAGTTATTGGatcttttcttttacttatttattttgtgaaattgtGAGAGTTCTTAAAAATGGTTGGACAGTAAAAATTCATGTAGCAGACCCCAACAAGACCTGTCAGTAGCCAGACCCAGCCCAGGTCTGATAGGGCTAGACCTCCTATGCATCTGGTACGTATCTGCAAAAAGTAAGAATTCATGCAGCCAACatcacatagtgggattaaggcttgatttGTTGTTATTGTGTCCTTTACTTATATAGCAATATATCCACTATAGCATCATTCTCAACTAatacactcatattttgcacatggtGCTTCTCTGTCCATTTTTGCACCATACAAAGGAACTGGTTTTATGGGTATTCAATAAAACTTCTATTTTagctttaaaagaattttacaattacataaaatgttAGAAGCGTGTCTTCACCTTTTTTGTGAGTAGTATCATCACTCATGTCTCCTTATTTTGAGTAACTGACTTGAGTATTCTTGGAATAACTTGATTGTCAAGTCTCGAAGTTAGTTCATAACCCATTATTGTTATTGCACTCAGAAGAATGACCAAAATGCATGCTGTGCTATTCCCTGAATACATATTATCATCCTGTGTtcccaaatttaaaaataatttcctaGTCCCAGAGTTGTTCGATGAACTAGAGGCTTTTCCCCTTCAGGTTGCAAACTATTGTCGTGATCGTGTTCATCTTGCATTGTCCGAGACATTAAAGGATATTGAAACCAGTTTAGTTGAAGAAAGTATGAGGGATGCTCAGCAGGTTGAGTGGCAGAAAGCCTTTACCCATTGCTTTCATAaggttgatgatgaaattggaggAGAAGCTAGCAGAGATACTGCCACAGACAATCAAGATGCCTCTGATGATTCCTTTGAACCTGTTGCCCCAGAAACTGTTGGGTCTACTGCTGTAGTGGCATTAATCAGTTCATCCCATATTATAGTGGCAAACTGCGGTGACTCTAGAGCAGTCCTCTATCGTGGCAAAGAACCCATGGCATTATCAACTGATCATAAGGTAAGGCATGGCTTTGAAtgtttttcttctcattatCATTAATGATTGAAGATCCTTGTGGAGAAACCAATCCCGATATGTTTTTATCAGCCAAACAGGGAGGATGAATATGCAAGGATTGAAGCATCCGGAGGCAAAGTGATACAGTGGAACGGACACCGTGTTTTTGGTGTTCTGGCAATGTCAAGGTCCATTGGTAAGTGTTCTTTCAATTGTAATCTTCTAGCGACTACATGGTTGGTGTGTGAATGTGGTGCATGTGTGTTTACACTTCCAGATGTGGCAGTGTGTTCACCTTTCCTGCTTTAACCATGTACCAGTTACTTGGAACTGTAGGTGTATTTTGCTGGTTATTTACTTCTTTCAAATCCATGCTTATGGCCTTGCACAGAGGGGCTTGTTTATCGCTGTTTTTCCttagatgaaaaccaaaaacgTTGGTTCAATACTACAAATGGAGAGTTTGTTTTATTCCCCATTTGTCTGCCAAAACTGTATACTCCTTGATGCTGAGCTCCCTACTCACAAATTAATCACATATTTTGCTTTTAAATAGTAAGATGTATCTTAAAGGGTATTCACCCGAAATAATAAATTCACGAATTAATTGAACAGAAAGAGACGAGGAACAAAACGACAAAATCCAGCTCACGAACATATTCTGTTATTTCCGTTCATTTACATGCACTGTTTAGGGTTTCTCTTTTCTACGCGCTATGTAGATTCCTTGATGCTGAGCTCCCTACTCACAAATTAATCgcatattttacttttaaatagtaTGTATGTATCTTAAAGGGTATTCACctgaaataataaattcatgaattgaTTGAACAGAAAGAGACAAGGAATAAAACGACAAAATCCTTCACTCGAACATATTCTGTCATTTTCGTTCATTTACATGCACTATTTAGGGTTTCTCTTTTCTGTGCGCTATGTAGATTCCTTGATGCTGAGCTCCCTACTCACAAATTAATTGCATATTTTGCTTTTAAATATTATGTATGTATCTTAAAGGGCATTcacccaaaataataaattcatgaattgaTTGAACAGAAAGAGAAGGAATGAAACGACAAAATCCTTCACACGAATTTATTCTGTTATTTCCGTTCATTTACTTGCACTGTTTAGGGTTTCTCTTTTCTACGCGCTATGTAGATTCCTTGATGCTGAGCTCCCTACTCACAAATTAATCGCATATTTTGCTTTTAAATGGTATGTATGTATCTTAAAGGGTATTCACCTGAAATAATAAATTCACGAAT is from Diospyros lotus cultivar Yz01 chromosome 2, ASM1463336v1, whole genome shotgun sequence and encodes:
- the LOC127795344 gene encoding protein phosphatase 2C 16-like produces the protein MEEMSPAVAVTLSLSNQICDNSGIASHVEITRLKLVTETASLLSDPGSAQSTESLFSWGGTCCSLESRVDDGTMAAREEEIGEKSDLPENVAKSEGGWIAGGGIIQESEEDAILTGGEDPSGIVCEELVTVDASSAISLPIAVEIEETEKGQIVSKVISLGEPSSQQSTIDLLTVAASGREIAKVRIGKGGKSVFELDYVPLWGSVSIRGQRPEMEDTVVVVPQFMKVPIKMFVADNVINGLSQSLGHMTTHFFGVYDGHGGSQVANYCRDRVHLALSETLKDIETSLVEESMRDAQQVEWQKAFTHCFHKVDDEIGGEASRDTATDNQDASDDSFEPVAPETVGSTAVVALISSSHIIVANCGDSRAVLYRGKEPMALSTDHKPNREDEYARIEASGGKVIQWNGHRVFGVLAMSRSIGDRYLKPWIIPEPEVTFTPRAREDECLILASDGLWDVMTNAEACDVARRRILLWHKKNGDTPLAPRGLGTDPAAQAAADYLMTLALQKGSKDNISVTVVDLKVQRKFKSKS